The stretch of DNA TTGACCAATTGACTTACTTAGGAGATAACTTTAAAGGTGTCCTACAGGATATGAAGGAACTGGGGCGAGTCATAGCATTAACCAGAAATGAACATGCTGTTCATGAAACCAAAGGGATTTATGACAATGTGAGCTTTATGAGAAAGGCTCCAATGGGGATTACACACAATGAAATTATCGATTTGCGGTATTTTATGAGCGATTGGGCGCATGTATATGCTGCTATTTTTACCGCTGGAAAACGCCAACTGCATAGCATTCAGATTTTTGATAAATTTGGAAATGCCATCCACAAAATTTATACTACCCCAGCTTCTAACTTAGAAGCCTATCATGCTTTGGTCAAAAAATATAACCAAGAGAATAGAGCAACCACTGGGGTAGAAAAAATGCCTGAAACGGTTACTCCTTCTGCCAAAACAGATGCCAATATGGACTTGGGAGCCTTTCAGACGGCTTGGTTAAACATGAAAGATACGCACGATTTCTTTGGCTTATTGCGCAAGCATAACCTAACCCGCCAACAAGCATTTTGCTTGGCTCCAGAAGGAACAACTTATCAAGTTAAGAAGCATGAAATTGTTAAAACATTAGAGTTGGCAGTTGCTAACCAAACGCCAATTATGGTTTTTCTAGGCAATAAATCATGTTTGCAAATTTATTCTGGTCACATCCACAAGACCGTAGAAATGAATGGTTGGTATAATGTGCTAGATCCTAACTTTAACTTGCACCTTAAGTTGGAGGCAATTGATGAAGCTTGGGTCGTTAAAAAATATACCAGTGATGGTATAGTAACGAGTTTGGAGTTGTTTGATAAAGAGGGGAATCAAATCTTATATTGTTTTGGGCAGCGCAAACCAGGGATTCCTGAACTAGGCGAATGGCGTAAAATCATTGCTCAGTTAGAGAAATTAAATTAAATTATTGACGGGAGTGGCTAAAAATATTGATTGAAGTTGTTTAAAAATGGAGTTTTGTTGAACTGAGCCTATGGCGAACTCACGTAAGTATAATGAGTACTAATTTTTAGATAAACAAGGCAAAAATTTTCTTCATAGCAGCGCTATGGAGGAAATTTTTAACGCAGAGTAGCTAGAAATTAGCTTTCATTAGCGATATAAGGCTATTCTTAATCAACTTCATTTTTAGCCACTTCTATTTATCGTTCTTTTAGCTATGAAAAAGCTACTCTTGTTCTTATTGTTAACCCATCAAATCTTGGCACAAGAATCCTTAGATAGTATTCCGCTTTCTGTTTCTTTTGACCAAGAAGTGGTCGTTACAGGGCAGTATAGCCCTACTGAAGTAAAGACCTCTACCTTGCCCGTGCGAGTAATAACCCAAGAAATGATTGTCAAACGAGCAGCAACCAATTTGACAGAGGTTTTTCAGCAAGAAGCTAATATTCGCATTGCTCACGATCCTGTATTGGGAACCTCCATGACCATGAATGGCTTGGAAGGCAAGCACATCAAAATCTTAATGAATGGGGTGCCTATGATTGGTCGCAGTGATGGCAATCTAGATTTAGATAGAATCCAAGTACAGGACATTGAACGCATAGAAATTATAGAGAATGCTATGTCGGTTGTTTATGGAACCAATGCCTTGGGGGGAACGATTAATATTATTACCAAAAAGACAAAAGAGGAAACATGGAATGCTCGAGTACTTGGGCAAATACAAAGCAATCAACAATATAATACGAGTTTGGCACTAGGGGGGCGTTGGAAAAATTTTGCAGCAGATGTAAATTATAATTTTAGTCATTTTAATGGCTTTTCGCTCGATACATTTCGTAGTCAAACTTGGAATCCCAAACAACAACATGCCATAGGAGGCCGCCTGAATTATAACATTCCTTCTACTTCCATTAGTCTGACTTATCAACTGAATTACTTGAACGAAAAAATAGAGGATCGAGGGATTATTAAGTTGGCAGCGTTTCCTAGCCTTTCTTATGCTAAAGATTATGATTTTATTACCATAACACAGGATCATAGTATAGCAGCATTAGGTTATTTAGATACCAAAAAAAAATACTATTTAGATGCTTTGGTCGCTTTTAATGATTATCAGCGTGCCAAAAATGCTTATTTCCGTTCTATGAACGAAAATCCTGCTCCAGATCAATTAGATTCAATAGATTCAGATACAACTTCTTTTCAGGCTTGGAATATTCGACTTACTTTGGCCAGCCAATACCACCAAAAAATCGATTTTAAGACAGGCATAGATATTCGTTATGATTATACAACAGGGGCTCGTATTGCTGATAATAATGCTAGGTTAGGTGATTTTGCCGCCTTTGTTAATCTACGTTATAAGCCAATTACTCCATTAAATATAGATGCTGGAATTCGAGTAGCTTATAGCACAATGAAACTCATCCCAATTACTTATTCTATCGGTCTTAAATGGAATATAATGGACGGTATGAATCTTCGGTTTTCCTATGCCAGAGGTATTCGAACGCCATCCCTGAAGGAGTTGTATCTAAATTTTGTAGACATCAATCACAATATTCAAGGCAATCCTAATCTCAACCCAGAGTATGCCCACAACCTTAGTTTAGGTTGGTCGCACAGCAAAGTGTATAAAGGAGGGCATTTAGCCAATTTGGAGGTCAATGGTTTTTACAATTATATCGATCAGCAAATTGCTTTATTTAGTTATGAATTAGACAGCTTGGGGAATTATGTCATGAATAGTCAATCGAACCAGTATGCTTATTTTAATTTAGACAACTATCAAAACTGGGGAATCAACAGCAAAATAAAATACCAACATAAGGGGCTAACCATTCAATTAGGAGCAACACTGATTGGTCATTATAATAGTCTAAATAAGGACTACAGCGAACAAGTCAAGCCATTTCAGTATACCCTTGAATTAAGCCAAGAAATCACTTACCATTTTAAGAAGATAGATTTGATGTTGTCGCTATTTCGTAGGGATTACGACAAGCAAATTCGTTATGTTGCTTTGACCAATCCCATGACGCAAGAAACAGAAATTGTACAAAATACAATGGATGGTTATGGCTTAATGGATTTTAATGTAACGAAGCGATTTTTTAAAAAAGCACTATCAA from Aureispira anguillae encodes:
- a CDS encoding hemin-degrading factor, coding for METITLKDRYNDYKTAHPKARIRDIAVALEVSEMELLEISTVDQLTYLGDNFKGVLQDMKELGRVIALTRNEHAVHETKGIYDNVSFMRKAPMGITHNEIIDLRYFMSDWAHVYAAIFTAGKRQLHSIQIFDKFGNAIHKIYTTPASNLEAYHALVKKYNQENRATTGVEKMPETVTPSAKTDANMDLGAFQTAWLNMKDTHDFFGLLRKHNLTRQQAFCLAPEGTTYQVKKHEIVKTLELAVANQTPIMVFLGNKSCLQIYSGHIHKTVEMNGWYNVLDPNFNLHLKLEAIDEAWVVKKYTSDGIVTSLELFDKEGNQILYCFGQRKPGIPELGEWRKIIAQLEKLN
- a CDS encoding TonB-dependent receptor plug domain-containing protein, whose translation is MKKLLLFLLLTHQILAQESLDSIPLSVSFDQEVVVTGQYSPTEVKTSTLPVRVITQEMIVKRAATNLTEVFQQEANIRIAHDPVLGTSMTMNGLEGKHIKILMNGVPMIGRSDGNLDLDRIQVQDIERIEIIENAMSVVYGTNALGGTINIITKKTKEETWNARVLGQIQSNQQYNTSLALGGRWKNFAADVNYNFSHFNGFSLDTFRSQTWNPKQQHAIGGRLNYNIPSTSISLTYQLNYLNEKIEDRGIIKLAAFPSLSYAKDYDFITITQDHSIAALGYLDTKKKYYLDALVAFNDYQRAKNAYFRSMNENPAPDQLDSIDSDTTSFQAWNIRLTLASQYHQKIDFKTGIDIRYDYTTGARIADNNARLGDFAAFVNLRYKPITPLNIDAGIRVAYSTMKLIPITYSIGLKWNIMDGMNLRFSYARGIRTPSLKELYLNFVDINHNIQGNPNLNPEYAHNLSLGWSHSKVYKGGHLANLEVNGFYNYIDQQIALFSYELDSLGNYVMNSQSNQYAYFNLDNYQNWGINSKIKYQHKGLTIQLGATLIGHYNSLNKDYSEQVKPFQYTLELSQEITYHFKKIDLMLSLFRRDYDKQIRYVALTNPMTQETEIVQNTMDGYGLMDFNVTKRFFKKALSITVGIKNILDVQVVNQLGTSTAHGGGSGSRSVAMGRIFVLRLICEPFRFRK